The nucleotide sequence CCCTAAGGTCACTGGAGTTATTGTAAGTATTTTAAGTGCACTGTTGGCAATTTCCGGAATAATGGACCATTATATCAATTTCTTATACCTGATTAGTTCAGTATTTGGTCCGATGGCTGCTGTTCTTTTGGTTTCATTTTACTTTGGAAATGACAATAATAATGTTAAAGACTGGTATTGGAATGTTTTTTCATGGTTTGTTGGTTTTATCGTTTATCAGCTGACAGTTAGTTTGGATTCAATATTTTTAGGTCCAACTCTATTAGCAATTATCTCATCAGCCATATTAACATACATTTGGATTATTTTAAAAAAAAGAATAGATGTTTAAGTTAAATTAACTTAAACAATTATTGATTAGCTTTCATGGTTGCAATCTGCTCATCACGATTTTTTAGCCTTAAAGTGAATATGAATGCAATTAATGCAATTGCGGAAGCTAAAATCAGGCTAATAGTATATCCCAATATGCCTGAAAATGATGCAATCACTCCTCCAATCAACGCTCCGCCTATAAGCTGACCGGCACTTGAAAGCATATTGACGATGGCCTGACCTGCACCTCTTTCATAAGGTTTTGCTTCACATAGGACAATATATCTTAATGGTGCTCCAATAATGGTTACAAGACCAACACCGACCAAAAGACCGGAAATGATAAATAAAATTAAATTACCTGGATATATTGAAATAACAATCAAACCAATTGCCAATATCAATGTTCCAACCATCATGATTTTACGTGATCCTGTTGAGTCAAGGATTTTACCGAGAATTGGTGCTGCAACAGCATTTGCCCCTAAAATAGGAATCAGCATCAGACTGGCAAATTGATTAGTCAATCCCATTGATAGGATTACCAATGACGGGACAAAAATAACAGATGAATAGATTATGCCATAACATAAAGTTTCAATGCATGCAATGGCTATTTCACTGTTTTTCAACATGTGTATAGGTATGATCGATTCAGTTGCATTTATTTCTATTTTAATGAATATCGGAAGCAATATTATGAATATTACCAGGAAAGGCAACACGTTAAATGACAGCAGGCTGTTTAGGAAATTACTTGAGTCAATTTGGTTTAAGCCATATGCCAGACATATTGCAAGCAGACTCAAAATAACGATTCCAACATAGTCTATTTTCATTTTTCTGTCATCTTCATTGCCCGGAAGGATGTAGTATGCAAATACTATAAGGAATATGCTTATCGGAATATTGATTGTAAAGCACCAATGCCAACCGAATGGTATTAATGCAGCACCAACCAATGGTCCTCCAATAGCAGATATTCCAAATACGCTTCCAAGTATTCCCAATGCTTTTCCTCTTTCTTTTAATGGGAATGCATCTCCTACAAATGCTCCGGCTACAGGAAATAATCCTCCACAACCGAATCCTTGAATGATTCTTCCAAGAAATATTGCTTCTATGTTAGGTGAAAATGCAATTAAAGATGATCCGATACCAAAAAGCACCACATCCAGTATGAAAATCTTTTTTCTACCGTAAAAATCAGAAAATTTGGCCAGTACAGGTGATCCGATCATGAACGTGATTACAAATAATGTGAATATCCAACTGGATTCTCTGCTGGTTAAGTTGAATGTCTGTTCAATTGATGGCAGCACAGGACCTATTATTCCTGTGTCAAGTGAGCCCATAAATACACCTATTAAAAATAATAGAAGTATCAGGTTTCGTGTTTTTGTATCTAATGTTTTTGATGTCATAGTATCTCTTGAAAATTGAATTATATTCATGTATTATATTAATTAACTGTTTATTTAAATTTTCATGTAAGAAATTTGATACAGATAATTTCCATAAGCTTTTCATCATGTTTAATAAGTATGATTGACAAAAATAGTTTTAATTATGACAGAAAAGTTTTCCCTTAAATACTCAAATGACGTGCCTAGAGATTACGATACTTCAAAAATGCAGTTTACATTTGATTTCATATATCTGGTTTTTAAGCGTGACGTATCAATTGACGGAGCAGTTCGTGTCGTTGCAAATGAGTATAATTTATCACAGGACTATCTGAAGGATTATCTGATTAAAAATAAATATATATTAAATAAAGCGAATAAAAATGAACAGACTAGGCAGCTTAAAAAGTATAATACCAAGACATTAAAAAAGATTCTTAAAAAAGAAGGTCTTAAAGCTTCTGGAAAAAGAGAAAAAATCGAAGAGAAAATATTGGAAAATGGGCTTTTAGGTCAGGACTATTATCTGTCTTCAAAATCCAGGATATTTTATAAAAACAAGAAAAGAAGAATGAATATTTTCACTGATTATCTGTTTGAAAACTATTACTTTGATGAATTCAATGAATATTATATGGATAATTTCAGAAAAAAGGAAGCTAAAATCCCTGTTGAATTTATAAAGCAGCATATTTCTAAAGCAATTGAAGATAAACACCACAGTAATTATATTTTAAATACACAAATTCTGGCAAATCATTTTTTCATTAAAGAAAATTACAAAAGAATGCTTGAGTATGTCCTTAAAAGTTTCTGTATGAATTTAAATCCTATTTGGAAGGTCAATGAATTAACAAGTCATGTCGGAATTGATATTGAAACCTATGACAATCTGATATTTTTAAATGAAAAAATTGGGAAAAATAGGATTATTCAATCTTTTTATGTTGTCTGGGATTCATTTAACTTTGAAAAGATTATTGTCTCCAAATATGATGGTTACAGGTGCCTTAAGGATATTCTTCACCTGAAAGACTACAATAAAATTAATGATAATTTGGATGATAAATTCTATTTAAATGATGAGTTGAAAATTAAAAGAATCACTCAAAAAACCCTGTTTGACTTTTGATTTTTGCAATTAAATATTTTATATTTCTAAAAAAAGTTAGATGTATCATTTGTTTTTAAATAAAAATCAACCAACAATCAATTTAAAAAGAATTATGACTATTAAAATAATAAGTTAGATATTCAACTATTGAAATAAAAATAGATTTCTTTGATATAAAATAATAGGGGAAGTGTATGATAATACACTAATACCATGTATCCAACATTTTCGTGTCAATATCAATATCCGTTGCATCAAATATCGGATCTTTTCCCTCTTTTTTCTGCTTTTCATAATCTTTAAGACAGTCAACAGCAATCCTGCCCAATGAAACACATGCAGGAAGATTTATCAGTGTCATCAGACCCATTGTAATGTCTGCCATTGCCCATGCGGCATCCATTGGAATAATGGCTCCAATAAAAACTATGAAAGCAGCTGCGACATAGAATATATTCATGAATCTTTTTGAAGGCTTGTTTTTGCGATTTAAATAGATTAAAGCATTATCCACATAGTATAGGTTTCCAAGCAACGTGGTGAATGCAAAAAGCACCATTGCAACTGTTATGAATATTGGTCCTGCAGTGCCGAAAACACTTCCGATTGCACTTTGCACATATGGGGCTCCTGAAACGGCAGCATTTCTTGCAACGCCTGTTGACAAACACATCAGTGCAGTTGCAGTACATAAAAGCAATGTGTCAATATATACAGATAATGTCTGTACCAATCCCTGTTTTGCAGGATGTGAAACTGTCGCTGATGCGGATGCATTTGGAGCAGATCCCACACCTGCCTCATTTGAGAACAGTCCTCTTTTTATTCCATATACTATACATGAACCTGCAAACCCTGCAAAGATTGATTGGAAATCAAATGCATTCTGGAAAATCAAAGCAAACATTGCCGGAATGTTATAATAGTTTACAAGGATGACGATTAATGATACAATAACATAAGAAACACCCATTAATGGCACAATGGTATTTGTCACCTTAATTATTCTTTTACCTCCTCCAAGCAAACAATATCCGGTTATTATGGCCAGTATCGCACCTATAATCATCGGGGTGGTTGCAGGATTGTAGAATGAATAATCCATAAAGGTTGACTGCAGATTATATGAGCACAGTAAATTGAAACCCAATGCATATGTAGCAATTAAACATATGCAGAACAGTGCTGCGATTTTAGGTTTTTTCAAGCCCTGTTCAATATAGTATGCAGGTCCTCCGTAAAAGTTTCCGTCATTATCCATTCTTTTGAAAATCTGTGCAAGAGTACTTTCAATGAATGCTGAAGATGCACCTATTATACACATAAGCCACATCCAGAATACTGCTCCAGGTCCACCTAGACATATTGCAGTTGAAACACCTATAATGTTGCCGGTTCCAACCCTTGAAGCGGTAGATACAAGCATTGCCTGCAGGGATGATACAGAACTTTCATCACCTGAAGGTTCAAAGAGTATCCTTAAAGATTCAACGAACAGTCTGATTTGCACTCCTCTGGTTTTTAGAGTAAAATACAATCCTGCCACTGCCATGACAATAATCAATATTGGAAAGTACAATACTCCATCAATTTGATTCAATATATAAACTATATCTATCATAAACTCTCCTTTAAAAAATTTAAATTAAATGTTAGATATAAATTTCTAATTTTTTATATAAATTATTTTTTAAAATCTTATATTTAATGCATTATATTTAATCAGTTTATAATTTTTTTAAAATATTTTCAAATAATTCAAAAATAGGACTACCAAATTATACAACTAAGGAATTTAAGTCTATAAAATTAGTACAATTATACTATTTAAATATGATTACAGACAAATAATTATATAATATTAATAATTAAGATTGGTGTTTTGATGAGAGTGGAAAAAGAATATAGGCATTTGGAAGGAATTGACGAAATTCGCATTTTTAATGCAAGCCGAAAAGATTTTTATAATCCAACACCTAAGGAATTTGATGTGGAAGACCTTCCGCTTCAAGAACTGATAAATAACATCCCTGTTGAAATCCATTCACTGGTTCCATTGGATGAAGAAAAAGATTTTATCATTCAAAATGTGGGCAAATTCACTCTCAACAAATATAATTGTACACAAAATGATGTTAAAGGCAGACGGTTAAGCAAACTGTCACCGTTATTTTACGAAATTCTTTATGATGAATTGGTCGATGTGTATGAAAATCATTCAATTAAAAAGATAAGATTTGTATATTATTCTAAAAACAAGTTATCAAAGCTAAGCAATGCCAAAATCGTTTATGACAAAGGCAGAATCTTTGTAACAACAAACAATATCGACACAAAAATAAGCAGCCGTGCTGATTTGGAATATAGAAACTTTGATGAAGATAAAAACGACATCATGGAAAGTTTTTCACAAACCGGCAGTTGCTACAATGTCAACGGAAAATACACCTGGTCACAGGGAATATACAATATCATAAACCGTGCAAAAGAGGATGCAGACGATTATTACAATATAGTCTTTGATTTGGTAATACCTGAAGACAAACACATTGTCAATAAAATTTTTGAAATTACAAATAAGGAAACAGCACAGTTTGAGGAAATCATCCGCATTAAAACAAAAGACGGAATCTTAAAAAGAATCCACATAAGCATCAATTCATATTATGATGAAAGTGGAATCATTGTCCGTCAGGGCCTCATGAACGACATAACACATTATGTAAATGATGAGCTTACCAAACCTGTTGACTTTCTTTTGGACGGATTTAAAAACAGCACAAAACTGGCTTTGCTTATGGAACCTCTAAATGCCAAACAATACAAATTCTCCAAAGGATTTTACAGTCTTGTTGAGATGGAACCTCCAAAATATTATCATTCAAGAGATATTTTAAACAATATTGTAGAGGAGGAAGCAGTTCAAAAAATCAATAAGTTAATTAATGGTGAATTGGACAATATTGATGATACAATCAGTTATTACGTTAACGGAGATCCCAACAATAAGAAAGTGGTTGACCTCTACATTGAACGATTTGAACACGGCAATGAAATTCACAGTCTTGGATTTCTAACAGACATTACTGAAGAATGGCGCAAACAGGAACAGCTGATTGCATCAAATGATGACAGGCTGATTCTGATTAAGGAGATTCACCACAGGGTGAAAAATAACCTGCAGGTTTTAAACAGTTTTTTAAACCTTGAAAAAAGAGCATATAGAAATAATCCTGATTTGATAATCGAGCATATGCAGACACGTCTAACATCACTTGCACTGCTTCATGAAAAGACATACAACTCACAGGATTTCAAAAACATCAGCTTAAAAGACTATCTGACAGATCATGACAGACAGACTACAAATGTGGTCGATTCACCTAAACATATCAATTTTGAAACCATTGTGGATGATGATTTGAACCTGTCAATTGAAGTTATTACACCACTACTTCTGATAATTGACGAGATAACAATGAATGCCGTTAAATATGCTTTTCCAGACAAGTCATCAACTGACAACAGGATTACAAAATCAATTAAAAGCCTGGACAATGATACTGCAGAACTGATTATAAAAGATAACGGTGTAGGCCTAAAAGATGTAAATAATATTACTGCAAATTTAGGTTGTGAAATCATCAAAAGCTTAACCAAGCAGTTAGGCGGAAAAATCAGTTTAATGGAACTTGAAAAGGGAACCGGATACAGATTAGTATTTCCAAAGGTAATGGAGCACACCATTGAATAATTTCTATAATATTATTTTAATCACCCATTATTTTTCTAAAAATTTTTTTTAGTTTTTAGGCATTAATTTTATAAATTAATCAAGATTAATGTAAAAAATTATTTACTTTACTTAATTTATCCAATGAATTTTTAAACAAAATAATGATTTAGAGATTATTTTAATCCAATTAAACAATGCTAAAGTTTAAATAAGTTATAAAATTCAATTATAATTATATGCTATACTATAGCATATTTAAACGGAGGCATCTAATGAAAATAAAAGCATTATGTCTATTTTGTTTATGTTTAATATTAAGTTGCAGCATTGTTGCAGCACATGACACTAACACGACAGATTCAGAAATTGATGCACTAAAAACATCAGATGACACAATCCTTTCAGACGAGACAACTGTGAATGCAACAAAAAGCGGAATCAGAAACATTACATTTAGT is from Methanobrevibacter sp. and encodes:
- a CDS encoding MFS transporter, with translation MTSKTLDTKTRNLILLLFLIGVFMGSLDTGIIGPVLPSIEQTFNLTSRESSWIFTLFVITFMIGSPVLAKFSDFYGRKKIFILDVVLFGIGSSLIAFSPNIEAIFLGRIIQGFGCGGLFPVAGAFVGDAFPLKERGKALGILGSVFGISAIGGPLVGAALIPFGWHWCFTINIPISIFLIVFAYYILPGNEDDRKMKIDYVGIVILSLLAICLAYGLNQIDSSNFLNSLLSFNVLPFLVIFIILLPIFIKIEINATESIIPIHMLKNSEIAIACIETLCYGIIYSSVIFVPSLVILSMGLTNQFASLMLIPILGANAVAAPILGKILDSTGSRKIMMVGTLILAIGLIVISIYPGNLILFIISGLLVGVGLVTIIGAPLRYIVLCEAKPYERGAGQAIVNMLSSAGQLIGGALIGGVIASFSGILGYTISLILASAIALIAFIFTLRLKNRDEQIATMKANQ
- a CDS encoding sodium:alanine symporter family protein; translation: MIDIVYILNQIDGVLYFPILIIVMAVAGLYFTLKTRGVQIRLFVESLRILFEPSGDESSVSSLQAMLVSTASRVGTGNIIGVSTAICLGGPGAVFWMWLMCIIGASSAFIESTLAQIFKRMDNDGNFYGGPAYYIEQGLKKPKIAALFCICLIATYALGFNLLCSYNLQSTFMDYSFYNPATTPMIIGAILAIITGYCLLGGGKRIIKVTNTIVPLMGVSYVIVSLIVILVNYYNIPAMFALIFQNAFDFQSIFAGFAGSCIVYGIKRGLFSNEAGVGSAPNASASATVSHPAKQGLVQTLSVYIDTLLLCTATALMCLSTGVARNAAVSGAPYVQSAIGSVFGTAGPIFITVAMVLFAFTTLLGNLYYVDNALIYLNRKNKPSKRFMNIFYVAAAFIVFIGAIIPMDAAWAMADITMGLMTLINLPACVSLGRIAVDCLKDYEKQKKEGKDPIFDATDIDIDTKMLDTWY
- a CDS encoding histidine kinase dimerization/phosphoacceptor domain -containing protein, translating into MRVEKEYRHLEGIDEIRIFNASRKDFYNPTPKEFDVEDLPLQELINNIPVEIHSLVPLDEEKDFIIQNVGKFTLNKYNCTQNDVKGRRLSKLSPLFYEILYDELVDVYENHSIKKIRFVYYSKNKLSKLSNAKIVYDKGRIFVTTNNIDTKISSRADLEYRNFDEDKNDIMESFSQTGSCYNVNGKYTWSQGIYNIINRAKEDADDYYNIVFDLVIPEDKHIVNKIFEITNKETAQFEEIIRIKTKDGILKRIHISINSYYDESGIIVRQGLMNDITHYVNDELTKPVDFLLDGFKNSTKLALLMEPLNAKQYKFSKGFYSLVEMEPPKYYHSRDILNNIVEEEAVQKINKLINGELDNIDDTISYYVNGDPNNKKVVDLYIERFEHGNEIHSLGFLTDITEEWRKQEQLIASNDDRLILIKEIHHRVKNNLQVLNSFLNLEKRAYRNNPDLIIEHMQTRLTSLALLHEKTYNSQDFKNISLKDYLTDHDRQTTNVVDSPKHINFETIVDDDLNLSIEVITPLLLIIDEITMNAVKYAFPDKSSTDNRITKSIKSLDNDTAELIIKDNGVGLKDVNNITANLGCEIIKSLTKQLGGKISLMELEKGTGYRLVFPKVMEHTIE